From a single Xiphophorus maculatus strain JP 163 A chromosome 5, X_maculatus-5.0-male, whole genome shotgun sequence genomic region:
- the LOC102219175 gene encoding fascin-like yields the protein MSSNSADGDLLQIPLGLINSTGKYLTAETFGFKINASAGSLKKKQTWTLEQTGEDGSAVFLKSHLGRYLGADKDGNVTADSETRGRDCRFVITPHDDGRWSLQSEPYGRFLGGSEDRITCFAQTASPAERWSVHLAVHPQVNLYSFARKRFAHLSAQEVSIDRDVPWGVDSLVTLVYRDERYHLETSDNRFLRNDGTLSAKTDKDTGYMLEFLSGKVAFRDCNGRYLAPVGPTGTMKSGRSGRVGKDELFGLERSHAQVVLTAGNEKNVSTRQGMDLSANQNEEGDQEVFQLEMNREDRKCAFRTAAGKYWTLTATGGLQCTASSKSANSYFELEWREGRVCIRAANGKYVTAKKNGQLAAAVDSTGEAEHFLMKLINRPIIVLRGEHGFIGARKSGLPTLDSNRASYDVFQLEFHNGAYSLKDPQGKYWCVGDDSAVVCSSSTPVQFLLEFCDLNKMGIRALGGKYLRGDHAGGLKASADSVDSATLWEY from the exons ATGTCCTCAAACAGCGCGGACGGGGACTTGCTGCAGATCCCTCTGGGGCTCATCAACAGCACAGGCAAGTATCTGACAGCGGAGACCTTCGGCTTCAAGATCAACGCGTCGGCCGGCAGCCTGAAGAAGAAGCAGACCTGGACTCTGGAGCAGACCGGGGAGGACGGCAGCGCCGTCTTCCTTAAGTCCCACCTGGGCCGCTACCTTGGCGCGGACAAAGACGGCAACGTTACCGCGGACAGCGAGACACGCGGCCGAGACTGCCGCTTCGTCATCACACCGCACGACGACGGGCGGTGGTCGCTGCAGTCTGAGCCCTACGGCCGCTTTCTCGGAGGCAGCGAGGACCGGATCACCTGCTTCGCGCAGACAGCTTCCCCGGCAGAGAGATGGAGCGTCCACCTGGCCGTGCATCCGCAGGTGAACCTTTACAGCTTTGCGCGGAAACGCTTCGCCCACCTGAGCGCCCAGGAGGTGTCCATAGACCGGGACGTCCCCTGGGGCGTCGATTCACTGGTGACGCTCGTCTACCGAGATGAGCGCTACCACCTGGAGACCTCTGACAACCGGTTTCTGCGCAACGACGGCACCCTGTCCGCCAAAACGGACAAGGACACCGGCTACATGCTGGAATTCCTCTCAGGGAAAGTGGCATTCCGCGACTGCAACGGCCGCTACCTGGCACCGGTGGGCCCCACGGGGACAATGAAGAGTGGGAGGAGCGGCCGGGTGGGAAAAGATGAGCTGTTCGGCCTGGAGCGCAGCCACGCTCAGGTGGTGCTGACTGCGGGCAACGAGAAGAATGTCTCTACGAGGCAAG GCATGgacctgtcagccaatcagaatgagGAAGGGGACCAAGAAGTGTTCCAACTGGAGATGAACCGTGAAGACAGAAAGTGTGCCTTTAGAACTGCTGCTGGGAAATACTGGACCCTGACTGCAACTGGAGGACTGCAGTGCACGGCTTCCTCCAA ATCTGCTAACAGTTACTTTGAACTGGAGTGGCGTGAGGGTCGCGTGTGCATTCGTGCAGCCAACGGGAAGTATGTGACTGCCAAGAAGAACGGGCAGCTGGCTGCTGCGGTTGACAGTACAG GGGAGGCTGAGCATTTCCTGATGAAGCTGATTAACCGTCCAATCATTGTCCTGCGTGGAGAACATGGTTTCATTGGAGCTCGCAAATCTGGACTTCCAACCCTCGACTCCAACCGGGCCTCCTACGATGTTTTCCAATTGGAGTTTCATAACGGTGCTTATTCCCTCAAAG ACCCCCAGGGAAAGTACTGGTGCGTTGGAGACGACTCAGCAGTGGTGTGCAGCAGCTCCACTCCTGTCCAGTTCCTGCTTGAGTTCTGTGATCTCAACAAGATGGGAATTCGGGCTCTGGGCGGGAAGTACCTTAGAGGTGACCATGCCGGAGGGCTGAAGGCCAGCGCAGACTCTGTGGACAGCGCCACCCTCTGGGAATACTGA
- the plk1 gene encoding serine/threonine-protein kinase PLK1, giving the protein MSAGVAKPAPTSALSDPKSAPLKEIPDILVDPRTTKSYTRGRFLGKGGFAKCYEITDVETKQVFAGKIVPKSLILKQHQREKMTSEIAIHKSLNHPNIVGFHGFFEDDDFVFVVLEICRRRSLLELHKRRKAVTEPEARYYMTQLLKGVHYLHNNRVIHRDLKLGNIFLNDEMEVKIGDFGLATKIEFDGERKKTLCGTPNYIAPEVLCKKGHSYEVDVWSLGCILYTLLVGKPPFETSCLKETYSRIKKNNYVIPWHINPAAASLIKRMLHADPAQRPTITQLQEDEFLTSGYIPLRLPTTCLTVPPRFSIAPSTTAELSQRRPLSALNNKGGSEKMEVKDDAVPKEVEPSENHLKDMLQQLNSIMASKPAEKPFVRQEEAEDPACIPIFWISKWVDYSDKYGLGYQLCDNSVGVLFNDYTRLIMYADGDSLQYIDKMAAESYMSVRSFPTTLNKKITLLKYFRNYMSEHLLKAGANVARREGDELARLPYLSLWFRTKSAIVLHLSNGTVQINFFQDHTKLILCPLMGAVTYIDEKRDFRTYKLSLLEEFGCCRELASRMRYAKLMVEKLLDSKSSSAVH; this is encoded by the exons ATGAGTGCTGGTGTTGCGAAGCCAGCTCCCACGTCTGCCCTTTCCGATCCGAAGTCGGCGCCTCTGAAAGAGATCCCAGACATCCTGGTTGATCCCCGCACCACGAAGAGCTACACGAGAGGAAGATTTCTGGGGAAGGGGGGCTTCGCCAAATGCTACGAAATCACAGATGTAGAGACGAAGCAGGTTTTCGCTGGGAAAATTGTGCCGAAATCTCTGATCCTGAAGCAGCACCAAAGGGAAAAGATGACGTCTGAAATCGCCATTCACAAGAGCCTTAATCATCCGAACATTGTTGGCTTCCACGGCTTCTTTGAGGACGATGACTTCGTCTTTGTGGTCCTGGAAATCTGCAGGAGAAGG TCTTTGTTGGAGCTGCACAAGCGGCGTAAGGCTGTCACAGAGCCAGAGGCCCGGTACTACATGACCCAGCTGCTGAAGGGAGTCCATTACCTGCACAACAACAGAGTGATTCACAGAGACCTGAAGCTGGGGAACATCTTCCTCAATGACGAGATGGAGGTTAAGATAG GGGACTTTGGTTTGGCTACTAAGATCGAGTTTGACGGCGAACGGAAGAAGACGTTGTGCGGAACGCCCAACTACATAGCGCCTGAAGTTCTCTGTAAAAAAGGCCACAGTTACGAAGTGGACGTCTGGTCACTGGGATGCATACT GTACACTCTGTTGGTGGGTAAGCCCCCGTTTGAAACGTCCTGTCTGAAGGAAACCTACAGTCGCATCAAGAAAAACAACTATGTCATCCCCTGG CACATCAACCCTGCCGCAGCGTCGCTAATCAAGAGGATGCTGCACGCTGATCCTGCTCAGAGGCCCACCATCACTCAGCTGCAAGAGGACGAGTTCCTCACGTCAGGCTACATCCCGCTGCGCCTGCCCACCACATGCCTCACTGTGCCCCCACGCTTCTCCATCGCCCCCTCCACCACTGCAGAGCTCAGCCAGCGACGTCCCCTCTCTGCTTTGAACAACAAGG gtggGTCAGAGAAGATGGAGGTGAAAGACGATGCTGTGCCAAA AGAGGTTGAGCCATCAGAGAACCACCTGAAAGACATGCTGCAGCAGCTCAACAGCATCATGGCCTCCAAGCCAGCAGAAAAGCCATTCGTCCGGCAAG AGGAAGCAGAGGATCCTGCATGCATTCCCATTTTCTGGATCAGCAAATGGGTCGACTACTCAGACAAATACGGGCTGG GCTACCAGCTGTGTGACAACAGTGTGGGAGTTCTGTTCAACGATTACACTCGTCTCATCATGTACGCCGACGGAGACAGCCTGCAGTACATCGACAAGATGGCTGCCGAGTCCTACATGAGCGTCCGCTCGTTCCCCACTACGCTCAACAAGAAG attacgTTGCTCAAGTACTTCCGTAACTACATGAGCGAGCACCTGCTGAAGGCCGGCGCCAACGTGGCGCGGCGGGAAGGGGACGAGCTGGCGCGACTGCCGTACCTCTCGCTGTGGTTTAGAACAAAGAGCGCCATCGTCCTGCACCTCAGCAACGGCACGGTCCAGATCAACTTCTTCCAG GACCACACTAAACTGATCCTCTGCCCGCTGATGGGTGCCGTGACCTACATTGACGAGAAGCGGGACTTCCGCACCTACAAGCTGTCTCTGCTGGAGGAGTTCGGCTGCTGCAGGGAGCTGGCCAGCCGCATGCGCTATGCCAAGCTCATGGTGGAGAAACTGCTGGACAGCAAGTCCTCCTCTGCTGTACATTAG